In Neorhizobium galegae, the following proteins share a genomic window:
- a CDS encoding NAD(P)H-dependent oxidoreductase, which produces MHVLLVLAHPLPDSFAHSVARLARETLEANGHTVDLLDLYAESFDPRLTERERRGYFDVPYDTSEVADLVARLQKAEALIFVFPQWWFNLPAVLKGFFDRVFAPGVAFRHDKAGGRIVPLLTNIRHFWVFTTTGSPWWVVKFYMGDPVRRQLKRGIAVFCNRKAEFRMLALHDMDRATADKRGRHLERVKAALRSLR; this is translated from the coding sequence ATGCATGTTCTCCTGGTGCTTGCCCATCCTCTGCCGGACAGTTTTGCGCATTCGGTTGCCCGTTTGGCGCGTGAGACCCTGGAGGCGAACGGCCACACGGTCGATCTGCTCGATCTTTATGCGGAGAGTTTCGATCCGCGGCTGACGGAACGAGAACGGCGCGGTTATTTCGATGTGCCCTACGACACATCGGAGGTGGCGGATCTCGTGGCACGGCTGCAGAAGGCCGAGGCACTGATATTTGTCTTTCCGCAGTGGTGGTTCAACCTGCCGGCGGTGCTGAAGGGTTTCTTCGACCGGGTCTTTGCGCCAGGCGTCGCCTTCCGTCACGACAAGGCGGGTGGGAGGATCGTCCCGCTGCTCACCAACATCCGCCATTTCTGGGTCTTCACGACCACAGGTTCGCCGTGGTGGGTGGTGAAGTTCTACATGGGCGATCCCGTGCGCCGCCAACTCAAGCGCGGCATCGCTGTCTTCTGCAATAGAAAAGCCGAATTCCGCATGCTGGCCCTGCACGACATGGACCGCGCCACGGCAGACAAGCGCGGGCGGCATCTGGAGCGCGTCAAGGCCGCGCTCCGATCCTTGCGGTAG
- a CDS encoding MBL fold metallo-hydrolase codes for MSEMTSTLRILEPYPGIFAYYDGRVPGKRLHAKTANWLDDGAYSLGVASYAIVDHGEALVYDTHISLDHAKAIRTHLERLGVTTIRVVLSHWHKDHIAGNAIFSDCEIIALTLTAETLKENREKIESANPPISPLVMPTTLFDGRLELTVGTRRIELHHFAIHSADGNVVWMPDERLLLAGDTLEDTVTYISEAAEIGTHIAELARMASWPIAKILPAHGDAERIASGGYGPDLIDANRAYLRHMAGAIAAGQDIDPSLESFVEEEVASGAVLYFAPYEEVHASNIAAVRAALQR; via the coding sequence ATGAGTGAAATGACCTCGACCCTTCGAATTCTCGAGCCCTATCCGGGCATCTTTGCCTATTACGATGGGCGGGTGCCTGGCAAACGGCTGCATGCGAAAACCGCGAACTGGCTGGACGACGGTGCCTATTCGCTCGGCGTCGCCTCCTATGCGATCGTTGATCACGGCGAGGCGCTGGTCTATGACACGCATATCTCGCTCGACCACGCCAAGGCGATCCGCACCCATCTGGAGCGGCTCGGCGTTACGACGATCCGCGTCGTGCTCAGTCACTGGCACAAGGATCACATTGCCGGAAACGCGATCTTTTCCGATTGCGAAATCATCGCGCTAACGCTGACGGCCGAGACGCTGAAAGAAAACCGAGAGAAGATCGAGAGCGCCAACCCGCCGATCTCACCGCTCGTCATGCCGACCACCCTGTTCGACGGCCGGCTGGAGCTGACGGTCGGCACCCGCCGGATCGAACTCCACCATTTCGCAATCCACAGCGCCGACGGCAACGTGGTCTGGATGCCGGACGAACGGCTTCTGCTCGCCGGCGACACCCTGGAAGACACCGTCACCTATATTTCGGAAGCCGCCGAGATCGGCACGCATATCGCCGAACTCGCCCGGATGGCCTCCTGGCCGATCGCAAAAATCCTGCCGGCCCATGGCGATGCGGAGCGGATTGCGTCAGGCGGTTATGGGCCGGACCTCATCGATGCCAACCGCGCCTATCTGCGCCACATGGCGGGCGCAATCGCCGCAGGTCAGGATATCGATCCCTCCTTAGAATCCTTCGTGGAGGAGGAAGTCGCCTCGGGCGCCGTGCTCTATTTCGCGCCTTACGAGGAGGTTCATGCCAGCAACATCGCGGCAGTCAGAGCGGCGCTGCAGCGCTGA
- a CDS encoding ArsC family reductase, with protein sequence MAITIYGIKNCDTMKKARDWLARKGITYTFHDYKAEGIDRAHLDSWTDRAGWEIVLNRAGTTFKKIDDADKTDLDREKAVTLMLAQPSMIKRPVLEADGKLIVGFKPEVYEEAFAGI encoded by the coding sequence ATGGCAATCACGATCTACGGCATCAAGAACTGCGACACGATGAAAAAGGCGCGCGACTGGCTCGCCCGCAAGGGCATCACCTACACCTTTCACGACTACAAGGCCGAGGGCATCGACCGTGCTCATCTCGATAGCTGGACGGACCGCGCCGGCTGGGAGATCGTGCTCAACCGGGCCGGCACCACGTTCAAGAAAATCGATGACGCCGACAAGACAGACCTCGATCGCGAGAAGGCGGTCACCCTGATGCTTGCCCAGCCTTCGATGATCAAGCGGCCGGTGCTGGAAGCGGACGGAAAGCTGATCGTCGGTTTCAAGCCGGAGGTTTATGAAGAGGCTTTTGCCGGTATCTGA
- a CDS encoding spike base protein, RCAP_Rcc01079 family produces the protein MPDRFANTQASLSGPAASGFAITPSDSADLPETTRALYVGTGGHLSVRMLSGETLTLSNVPAGGLLPLRVTRVFATGTTAVAIAGLV, from the coding sequence ATGCCAGACCGTTTCGCCAATACTCAAGCCTCGCTCTCCGGCCCCGCCGCCTCCGGATTTGCGATCACGCCCAGCGACAGCGCCGACCTGCCGGAGACAACGCGCGCGCTCTATGTGGGGACCGGGGGCCATCTGTCCGTCCGCATGCTGTCCGGCGAGACACTGACACTTTCGAACGTACCGGCTGGCGGCCTGCTTCCGTTGCGGGTAACCCGCGTGTTTGCGACCGGCACGACGGCGGTGGCGATCGCCGGACTCGTCTGA
- the xseA gene encoding exodeoxyribonuclease VII large subunit, protein MTSLLDNDSPTNLTEFSVSELSGSIKRTVENAFDHVRVRGEISGYRGQHSSGHAYFSLKDDRARIDAVIWKGSFPRIKFRPEEGMEVIATGKITTFPGSSKYQIVIENLEPAGAGALMALLEERRRRLGAEGLFDQSRKRPLPFLPRVIGVVTSPTGAVIRDILHRIADRFPMHVIVWPVKVQGEGSGDEVAAAIRGFNAMAPGGPIKRPDVLIVARGGGSLEDLWSFNDEAVVRAAADSEIPLISAVGHETDWTLIDHAADIRAPTPTGAAEMAVPVKADLEAQAANLTARLRGAASRQMDQSRQSVRALVRALPSLDQLLALPRRRFDEAAAGLGRGLERTTVVKRRSFERASSGLRLELLTNRLAQQRQLLADRLTRGDRCLERQLLKENNRVAKAGASLSALPARLLGQLQRERQHLTSMARHADTAISHTLIRSRAAITAQDRVLQSLSYKNVLKRGFAVVRGEDDRPLTRAAGIGEGQGISVEFADGRITAVTGEGGDPAVPSAVPPQPKKRPAKPEPPGGAPKQGTLF, encoded by the coding sequence ATGACCAGTTTGCTCGACAACGATTCGCCCACGAACCTCACCGAGTTTTCGGTGTCGGAACTGTCCGGCTCGATCAAGCGCACGGTAGAGAACGCGTTCGACCATGTGCGCGTGCGCGGCGAGATTTCCGGTTATCGCGGTCAGCATTCCTCGGGCCACGCCTATTTTTCGCTGAAGGACGATCGCGCCCGGATCGACGCCGTGATCTGGAAGGGCAGCTTCCCGCGGATCAAGTTCCGCCCCGAAGAAGGGATGGAAGTGATTGCGACGGGCAAGATCACGACTTTCCCGGGCTCCTCGAAATACCAGATCGTCATCGAGAACCTGGAGCCGGCAGGTGCCGGCGCGCTGATGGCGCTGCTCGAAGAACGTCGGCGCCGGCTTGGGGCTGAGGGCCTGTTCGACCAGAGCCGGAAGCGGCCTCTGCCCTTCCTGCCGCGGGTCATCGGCGTCGTGACCTCGCCGACCGGCGCTGTCATCCGTGATATCCTGCATCGCATCGCCGACCGTTTTCCGATGCATGTCATAGTCTGGCCGGTCAAGGTGCAAGGCGAAGGATCGGGCGACGAGGTGGCGGCCGCGATCCGCGGTTTCAATGCGATGGCGCCCGGCGGGCCGATCAAGCGGCCGGACGTGCTGATCGTCGCGCGCGGCGGAGGCAGTCTCGAGGACCTCTGGAGTTTCAACGACGAGGCGGTCGTGCGTGCCGCGGCGGACAGCGAGATCCCGCTGATCTCGGCCGTCGGTCATGAGACCGACTGGACGCTGATCGACCACGCCGCCGACATCCGTGCGCCCACGCCGACAGGTGCCGCCGAAATGGCGGTGCCGGTCAAGGCGGATCTGGAAGCGCAGGCCGCCAATCTAACCGCCCGCTTGCGCGGCGCCGCCAGCCGCCAGATGGACCAGAGCCGTCAGTCCGTGCGGGCGCTGGTCCGCGCGCTTCCCTCGCTCGACCAGCTGCTTGCCCTGCCGCGCCGTCGTTTTGACGAAGCGGCGGCCGGTCTCGGCCGCGGGCTTGAGCGCACCACGGTGGTCAAACGCCGCAGTTTTGAACGAGCCTCTTCGGGGCTGCGGCTGGAACTGCTGACCAACCGCCTTGCCCAGCAGCGGCAGTTGCTGGCCGACCGGCTGACGCGCGGCGACCGTTGCCTGGAACGGCAATTGCTGAAGGAGAACAACCGCGTTGCCAAGGCCGGCGCTTCGCTTTCGGCGCTCCCGGCAAGATTGCTCGGCCAGTTGCAGCGCGAGCGCCAGCACCTCACGTCGATGGCCCGTCATGCGGATACGGCGATTTCGCACACGCTGATACGCAGCCGTGCGGCAATCACCGCGCAGGATCGCGTTCTGCAATCGCTCTCCTACAAGAACGTGCTGAAACGCGGCTTTGCCGTCGTGCGGGGTGAGGACGACCGGCCGCTGACGCGCGCCGCCGGCATCGGCGAGGGGCAGGGTATCTCCGTGGAATTCGCCGATGGGCGGATTACGGCGGTGACGGGCGAGGGTGGCGATCCTGCGGTTCCGTCCGCCGTGCCGCCTCAGCCCAAGAAGCGACCGGCGAAACCGGAGCCGCCCGGAGGCGCGCCGAAACAGGGCACGCTCTTCTGA
- a CDS encoding VOC family protein: MAIQKHKIVPHLWFDNNAEEAVNFYISVFEDSRITDVSRFGDAGPGLKGSVMAMGFELEGQNFAAINGGPWAKFNGAVSFLVHCETQDEIDHYYDKLVEGGQQQPCGWLTDRFGLVWQVNYTRMPKMLTDSDSARAYRVMQAMFSMKKIDIAALDAAYAG, from the coding sequence ATGGCCATCCAGAAGCATAAGATCGTTCCGCATCTCTGGTTCGATAACAACGCGGAAGAAGCCGTCAATTTCTACATCTCGGTATTCGAGGATTCGAGGATCACCGATGTCTCGCGTTTTGGCGATGCCGGTCCCGGGCTCAAGGGTTCGGTGATGGCGATGGGCTTCGAGCTCGAGGGGCAGAATTTCGCGGCGATCAACGGCGGACCTTGGGCGAAGTTCAACGGCGCGGTTTCCTTCCTTGTCCATTGCGAGACGCAGGACGAGATCGACCACTATTACGATAAGCTCGTCGAGGGCGGCCAGCAACAGCCTTGCGGCTGGCTGACGGATCGTTTCGGGCTGGTCTGGCAGGTCAATTACACCAGGATGCCGAAAATGCTGACGGACAGCGATAGCGCCCGCGCCTATCGCGTCATGCAGGCCATGTTCTCGATGAAGAAGATCGATATTGCAGCGCTGGACGCGGCCTACGCGGGATGA
- a CDS encoding glycosyltransferase, translating into MTDALTGHFDIAILLPCYNEAMTIAGVVRGFREALPGARIFVYDNNSTDGTALQAMLAGALVMRERRQGKGHVVRRMFADIDADIYIMADGDGTYAPQDAEELVRTLLTERADMVVGTRRGVHADAGRQGHAAGNRLFNFLYRTMFAPDFTDIFSGYRAFSRRFVKSFPAVSGGFEIETEMSVHASLLKLPVCEIELHYGRRPEGSHSKLSTFKDGAKILWMFAMLMKETRPFAFFGLISGAFMAASLIFMAPVLVAYFQTGLVERMPTWVFSLVLMLVSLLIFTAGLILDSVSRARAEQLRIHYMSLPASAHAADPAPITAQPAKPERRRTKAA; encoded by the coding sequence ATGACCGACGCCCTGACCGGCCATTTCGACATCGCAATCCTGCTGCCCTGTTATAACGAAGCGATGACTATCGCCGGCGTGGTGCGTGGCTTTCGCGAGGCTCTGCCGGGCGCCCGGATCTTTGTCTACGACAACAATTCCACGGACGGCACAGCCCTCCAGGCCATGCTTGCAGGGGCGCTGGTGATGCGCGAGCGGCGGCAGGGCAAGGGCCATGTGGTGCGTCGCATGTTCGCCGACATCGATGCGGACATCTACATCATGGCCGACGGAGACGGCACTTATGCGCCGCAGGATGCGGAAGAATTGGTCCGCACGCTCTTGACCGAGCGCGCCGACATGGTGGTCGGCACTCGGCGCGGCGTACATGCGGATGCCGGGCGGCAGGGTCATGCGGCGGGCAACCGGCTGTTCAACTTCCTCTACCGGACGATGTTCGCGCCTGACTTCACCGACATCTTCTCCGGTTACCGGGCCTTCTCGCGCCGGTTCGTAAAGAGCTTTCCGGCGGTCTCAGGCGGGTTCGAGATCGAGACCGAAATGTCGGTGCATGCCTCGCTGCTCAAGCTGCCGGTCTGCGAGATCGAGCTCCACTACGGAAGGCGCCCGGAAGGCTCGCATTCCAAGCTCTCGACCTTCAAGGACGGCGCCAAGATCCTCTGGATGTTTGCGATGCTGATGAAGGAAACGCGGCCCTTCGCGTTTTTCGGCCTGATCAGCGGCGCCTTCATGGCGGCGAGCCTGATCTTCATGGCGCCGGTGTTGGTCGCCTATTTCCAGACCGGCCTGGTGGAGCGCATGCCCACCTGGGTTTTCTCACTGGTGCTGATGCTGGTTTCGCTGCTGATCTTCACCGCCGGGCTGATTCTCGATTCCGTGTCGCGCGCGCGGGCCGAACAGCTCCGTATCCATTATATGAGCCTGCCGGCCAGCGCCCATGCCGCCGATCCTGCGCCGATCACGGCCCAGCCCGCCAAGCCCGAGCGGCGCAGGACCAAAGCGGCATGA
- a CDS encoding cyclase family protein encodes MPISLMRLAAPLGAALLAIAPVTSVFAQEPGLWRVYNETLKGAKYVDLTHTITPNIPVWAGFGKSAFGQAAAGVDLEGYAKKGDTFTYEKHGFAASTYNLATDQLGTQLDPPAHWAPEYAAIDELPATYAVRPLVVVNIEDKVKTDAGYHLQVSDIADFEKKNGRIPEGSVVFVRSGWYKKWPDPSLSTTKPFPGVSLDALKFLHLERKILFHGHEPLDTDTTPNLEGEYWLMHNGFAQAEGVANLDKVPETGALVAIGYPKFGGGVGGYARYIAICPPDWQFGVTIGSVPEAPLQKFDKPLHFDEKAGMRVR; translated from the coding sequence ATGCCCATTTCTCTTATGCGTCTGGCTGCACCGCTCGGCGCGGCGCTTCTCGCCATTGCGCCCGTCACCAGCGTCTTCGCCCAGGAGCCCGGCCTCTGGAGGGTCTATAACGAGACCCTGAAGGGCGCCAAATATGTGGACCTCACCCACACGATCACACCGAATATCCCCGTATGGGCGGGCTTCGGCAAATCGGCCTTCGGTCAGGCCGCGGCCGGTGTCGATCTGGAAGGTTATGCCAAGAAGGGCGACACCTTCACCTATGAGAAGCATGGTTTCGCCGCATCCACCTACAATCTCGCCACCGACCAGCTCGGTACGCAGCTCGATCCGCCGGCCCACTGGGCGCCGGAATATGCGGCGATCGACGAACTTCCAGCCACCTATGCCGTGCGGCCGCTCGTCGTCGTCAATATCGAGGACAAGGTGAAGACCGATGCCGGCTACCACCTGCAGGTCTCCGACATTGCCGATTTCGAGAAGAAGAACGGCAGGATCCCGGAAGGCTCGGTCGTGTTCGTGCGCTCCGGCTGGTACAAGAAATGGCCGGATCCCTCGCTTTCCACGACGAAGCCGTTTCCCGGCGTCAGCCTCGATGCATTGAAATTCCTGCATCTGGAGCGAAAGATCCTGTTTCACGGCCACGAGCCGCTCGATACCGACACGACGCCCAACCTCGAAGGCGAATACTGGCTGATGCACAACGGGTTCGCGCAGGCGGAAGGCGTAGCGAACCTCGACAAGGTGCCGGAAACGGGTGCGCTGGTGGCAATCGGCTATCCGAAATTCGGCGGCGGTGTCGGCGGGTATGCCCGCTATATCGCCATATGCCCGCCGGACTGGCAGTTCGGCGTGACGATCGGCTCGGTGCCGGAGGCGCCACTTCAGAAATTCGACAAGCCGCTGCATTTCGACGAGAAGGCCGGCATGCGGGTGCGCTGA
- a CDS encoding methyl-accepting chemotaxis protein: protein MDLVGQVVREEAPSGPVSVDGEVLKRSVAKLANEASALGLHLVDIAGAIQDTAAQSSAHATLLGRLTQSAQSIADANGHVARSLQESDKLTANARKVLGEQAEQLSGSITAIDHMVHASQEIGAEIKLFSTALGDVGRLADAIGMIARQTNLLALNAAIEAARAGEAGKGFAVVAAEVRALSLQTSQTTSSIQATLDQLNSRIDKLVTAGEGASQSAEGVKTTAMKVQGSFKGVEGVMTQILDKASSLAGTTETVDRQCGEFASSIASAASAILKSNDQLQQTSSRVGEVVTISERMIQTTASAGIETPDTPHIRAVMAYAAEVSSAFEAGIKSGRIDLGALFDRQYVAIPGSDPVQYMTRFTEFTDTVLPPIQERAAESDAQVAFCAAIDENGYLPTHNRKFSQRQRPGDVTWNTANCRNRRIFNDRVGLAAGRNKEPFLLQTYRRDMGGGEFVLMKDISAPITINGRHWGGLRLAIKV, encoded by the coding sequence GTGGATTTGGTCGGGCAGGTTGTCAGGGAAGAAGCGCCGTCGGGCCCTGTGTCTGTCGACGGCGAGGTGTTGAAGCGGTCCGTCGCCAAACTGGCGAACGAGGCTTCCGCGCTCGGCCTCCATCTGGTCGATATTGCCGGTGCTATCCAGGATACGGCTGCGCAATCCTCCGCACATGCAACATTGCTTGGCCGCCTGACGCAGTCCGCTCAATCGATCGCGGACGCCAACGGCCACGTTGCCCGCTCCCTTCAGGAATCCGACAAGCTGACTGCGAACGCGCGCAAGGTGCTCGGCGAGCAGGCTGAACAGCTTTCCGGCTCGATCACTGCGATCGATCACATGGTGCATGCGTCCCAGGAAATCGGCGCCGAGATCAAGCTGTTTTCCACGGCGCTCGGAGACGTTGGGCGTTTGGCAGATGCGATCGGCATGATCGCCCGGCAGACGAACCTTCTGGCATTGAATGCCGCGATCGAAGCGGCGCGTGCGGGCGAAGCCGGCAAGGGTTTTGCTGTGGTCGCCGCGGAGGTACGCGCGCTGTCGCTGCAAACCTCCCAGACCACGAGTTCGATCCAGGCCACGCTCGACCAGTTGAACAGCCGCATCGACAAGCTGGTAACGGCCGGCGAAGGCGCCAGCCAGTCGGCCGAGGGCGTCAAGACGACCGCGATGAAGGTTCAGGGGTCATTCAAGGGCGTCGAAGGCGTCATGACTCAGATCCTCGACAAGGCGTCCTCGCTCGCCGGAACGACCGAAACGGTGGACCGGCAATGCGGCGAATTTGCCTCGTCGATTGCTTCCGCGGCAAGCGCGATCCTGAAATCCAATGACCAGTTGCAGCAGACCTCGTCCCGCGTCGGAGAGGTGGTGACGATTTCCGAGCGGATGATCCAGACGACGGCGAGCGCCGGCATCGAGACCCCGGACACTCCCCATATCCGCGCCGTCATGGCCTATGCCGCCGAGGTTTCCTCCGCCTTCGAGGCAGGTATAAAATCCGGCCGCATCGATCTTGGCGCATTGTTCGACCGGCAATATGTTGCGATCCCCGGTAGCGATCCTGTCCAGTACATGACGCGCTTTACGGAGTTCACCGATACCGTGCTGCCGCCTATCCAGGAACGGGCGGCCGAAAGCGACGCGCAGGTCGCGTTCTGCGCCGCCATAGATGAAAACGGTTACCTGCCGACCCACAACCGAAAATTCTCGCAGCGCCAGCGTCCGGGCGACGTGACCTGGAATACCGCCAACTGCCGCAATCGACGCATCTTCAACGACCGCGTGGGCTTGGCGGCGGGCCGCAACAAGGAGCCTTTTCTGCTGCAGACCTACCGCCGCGACATGGGCGGCGGTGAATTTGTGCTGATGAAGGACATTTCCGCCCCGATCACCATCAACGGGCGCCATTGGGGCGGTCTGCGTCTCGCTATCAAGGTTTGA
- a CDS encoding aminopeptidase, with the protein MTIVPNFQTVVDPQKLEKLAEVAIKVGLRLEKGQDLVITAPLAALPLVRLLTKHAYIAGAGIVSTFYSDEETTLARYEYAPDASFDKASDWLYEGMAKAYANGAARLAISGDNPMMLSGQDPAKVARANKANSIAYKPALEKIANFDINWNIVSYPNPSWARQVFPEVPEDVAVGKLADAIFAASRVDLADPIAAWAEHNGNLKKRSTWLNGERFSALHFTGPGTDLTVGLADGHEWHGGASTAKNGITCNPNIPTEEVFTTPHALKVEGHVSSTKPLSHQGTLIDNIQVKFEGGRIVEAKASKGEEVLNKVLDTDEGARRLGEVALVPHSSPISKSGILFYNTLFDENASCHIALGQCYSKCFLDGASLSQDQIKAQGGNSSLIHIDWMIGSDKVDIDGLRADGSKVPVMRKGEWA; encoded by the coding sequence ATGACAATCGTGCCGAATTTTCAAACCGTCGTCGATCCTCAAAAGCTCGAAAAGCTGGCGGAAGTCGCCATCAAGGTCGGCTTGCGCCTCGAGAAGGGCCAGGATCTGGTGATCACGGCACCGCTCGCCGCCCTGCCGCTCGTGCGGCTCCTCACCAAACACGCATATATCGCCGGCGCCGGCATCGTCTCGACCTTCTATTCCGACGAAGAGACGACGCTCGCGCGCTATGAATACGCGCCCGATGCAAGCTTCGACAAGGCGTCGGACTGGCTCTACGAGGGCATGGCCAAGGCCTATGCCAACGGCGCCGCGCGGCTTGCCATCTCCGGCGACAACCCGATGATGCTCTCCGGCCAGGACCCCGCCAAAGTGGCGCGCGCCAACAAGGCCAATTCGATCGCCTACAAGCCCGCGCTCGAAAAGATCGCCAATTTCGACATCAACTGGAACATCGTGTCCTATCCCAACCCCTCCTGGGCCCGCCAGGTATTCCCGGAGGTTCCGGAAGATGTCGCAGTCGGCAAGCTGGCGGACGCGATCTTCGCCGCCTCGCGCGTCGATCTCGCCGATCCGATCGCGGCCTGGGCCGAACACAACGGCAATCTCAAGAAGCGCTCGACATGGCTCAATGGCGAGCGCTTTTCCGCACTTCACTTTACCGGCCCGGGCACCGACCTGACCGTCGGGCTTGCCGACGGCCACGAATGGCATGGCGGCGCCTCGACAGCCAAGAACGGCATTACCTGCAACCCGAACATCCCGACCGAAGAGGTCTTCACCACGCCGCATGCGCTGAAGGTGGAAGGCCATGTCTCCAGCACCAAGCCGCTCTCCCACCAGGGCACGCTGATCGACAATATCCAGGTGAAGTTCGAAGGCGGCCGGATCGTCGAGGCCAAGGCTTCGAAGGGCGAGGAAGTGCTGAACAAGGTGCTCGATACCGACGAAGGCGCCCGCCGGCTGGGCGAAGTGGCGCTGGTGCCGCATTCCTCGCCGATTTCCAAAAGCGGCATCCTGTTCTACAACACCCTGTTCGACGAAAACGCCTCCTGCCACATCGCACTCGGCCAGTGCTACTCGAAGTGCTTCCTCGACGGTGCATCGCTCAGCCAGGACCAGATCAAGGCCCAGGGCGGCAATTCGAGCCTGATCCACATCGACTGGATGATCGGCTCCGACAAGGTCGACATCGACGGCCTGCGCGCCGACGGCTCGAAGGTGCCGGTAATGCGTAAGGGCGAGTGGGCCTGA
- a CDS encoding transporter, with protein MFASLSPITWLGLLGTPLLIAMGQVLFKMTSSTVGDFSLRGLLALAANPVLIAALALYGFGTIVWIYVLKSVPLTLAYSFMGLTFCFVPLLAQLFFGEPLTFRYALGTVLIFAGLLAING; from the coding sequence ATGTTCGCCTCGCTTTCCCCCATCACCTGGCTCGGGCTTCTCGGAACGCCGCTGCTGATCGCCATGGGGCAGGTTCTCTTCAAGATGACCAGCTCCACTGTCGGAGACTTCTCGCTGCGGGGGCTGTTGGCACTTGCCGCCAATCCGGTGCTGATCGCAGCATTGGCGCTTTACGGTTTCGGCACGATCGTCTGGATCTACGTGCTGAAATCCGTGCCGTTGACGCTCGCCTATTCCTTCATGGGGCTGACATTCTGCTTCGTGCCGCTGCTGGCGCAATTGTTCTTCGGCGAGCCGCTGACGTTTCGATATGCGCTCGGAACCGTGCTGATCTTCGCCGGTCTGCTGGCGATCAACGGCTGA
- the ybaK gene encoding Cys-tRNA(Pro) deacylase, translating into MSKTTRATQMLEKAGIAFASVTYEYDPNADRIGMQAAEAIGEEPRRVLKTLMAEVDGKAVCVVVPSDHEVSMKKLAAAFGGKSASMMKPADAERATGYHVGGISPFGQKKLVPTAIEITALDEPHVFINGGQRGLQLRLDPKAARDALKAVAAPLVA; encoded by the coding sequence ATGTCCAAGACAACCCGTGCTACCCAGATGCTCGAAAAGGCAGGCATCGCCTTTGCCTCAGTCACCTACGAATACGATCCGAATGCGGACCGGATCGGGATGCAGGCGGCGGAGGCGATCGGCGAGGAGCCGCGTCGTGTCTTGAAGACGCTGATGGCGGAGGTAGACGGCAAGGCGGTCTGCGTCGTGGTGCCGTCGGACCACGAGGTTTCGATGAAGAAGCTCGCGGCCGCATTCGGCGGCAAGTCGGCAAGCATGATGAAGCCCGCCGATGCGGAGCGGGCGACCGGCTATCATGTCGGCGGCATCAGCCCCTTCGGTCAGAAAAAGCTCGTGCCGACCGCGATCGAGATCACCGCGCTCGACGAACCGCATGTCTTCATCAATGGCGGCCAGCGCGGATTGCAGCTGCGGCTGGACCCGAAGGCGGCCCGCGATGCACTGAAGGCGGTCGCCGCGCCGCTGGTGGCGTGA
- a CDS encoding class I SAM-dependent methyltransferase — MNRETTNRIRFVIEDLLPPILRDSPLFLWLAKRVWGDHISHLASFRERAPFLTAEEYADLYRNHPRVHEGTDNSAACIRRINSMLTGTSVCDVGCGTGALLTHIRAAHPELTRLVGVDFVVEDAAAIEGVEYVAAKIEDLPFADGEFDTVVCTHVIEHVLEYQKAIAELRRIAKKRLIIVVPRERESRYTFNPHFNFFAYTHSFLRAAHPVPEVYVCEDIGRDIFYSEDRPG, encoded by the coding sequence ATGAACCGGGAAACCACCAACCGCATCCGCTTCGTCATCGAGGATTTGCTGCCGCCGATCCTGCGGGATTCGCCGCTTTTCCTCTGGCTCGCCAAGCGCGTCTGGGGCGACCATATCAGCCATCTCGCCAGCTTTCGGGAGCGGGCGCCTTTCCTGACCGCGGAGGAATATGCGGACCTCTACCGCAACCATCCGCGCGTCCATGAAGGCACGGACAATTCGGCGGCCTGCATCCGGCGCATCAATTCCATGCTCACCGGGACCAGCGTCTGCGATGTCGGCTGTGGCACCGGCGCCCTGCTCACCCATATCCGCGCCGCCCATCCCGAACTCACGCGTCTGGTCGGCGTCGATTTCGTCGTCGAGGACGCGGCTGCCATCGAAGGCGTCGAATATGTCGCCGCCAAGATCGAGGACCTGCCGTTTGCCGATGGCGAGTTCGACACGGTGGTCTGTACCCATGTGATCGAACATGTTCTGGAATATCAAAAGGCGATTGCGGAACTGCGGCGGATCGCCAAAAAGCGGCTGATCATCGTCGTGCCGCGCGAACGGGAATCCCGCTACACGTTCAATCCGCATTTCAACTTCTTCGCCTACACCCATTCCTTCCTGCGCGCCGCCCATCCGGTGCCGGAAGTCTATGTCTGCGAGGATATCGGCCGCGATATCTTCTACAGCGAAGACCGGCCGGGCTGA